From the genome of Phytohabitans rumicis, one region includes:
- a CDS encoding helix-turn-helix domain-containing protein — protein MPGRSVTSKVLALLDAFGPASPALTLSELARRAGVSLPTAYRRVAELVE, from the coding sequence ATGCCCGGCCGTTCCGTCACCAGCAAGGTGCTGGCGCTGCTGGACGCGTTCGGCCCGGCCAGCCCGGCGCTGACGCTCAGCGAGCTGGCCCGCCGGGCTGGCGTGTCGCTGCCCACCGCGTACCGCCGGGTGGCCGAGCTGGTCGAGTAG
- a CDS encoding aromatic ring-hydroxylating dioxygenase subunit alpha — MAFARNQWYVAAYGDEVGRDLLVRTVLGEPLVLYRTEAGQAVALADRCVHRRYPLSASRLDGDTIVCGYHGFTYDSGGTCVFVPGQQRIPRTARVPSYPVVERDSFVWVWIGEPDRADPAGVPRAPWLADPGYAVVRGMEPLNARYGLLVDNLMDLSHETYLHGGYIGTPEVADTPITTQVDEDRGVVYVSRRMDDAACPPFYARSTGIQGRITRWQDIEYHPPCLYLLHSRIAPQGVYPPADGPDSAAFHAEIVYAITPSTEDTTYDFWAVARDFAIDDESVGEYLRTSNHTVVMQDVTALNLLERVIAAEPDKYQELSINIDTGGLAARRMLARLVEAGAPQRALQ, encoded by the coding sequence ATGGCATTCGCGCGCAACCAGTGGTACGTCGCCGCGTATGGCGACGAGGTCGGCCGGGATCTGCTCGTGCGAACCGTCCTCGGCGAGCCGCTTGTGCTCTACCGCACCGAGGCCGGGCAGGCGGTCGCGCTCGCCGACCGGTGCGTGCACCGGCGTTATCCGCTGTCGGCCAGCCGCCTCGACGGCGACACGATCGTGTGCGGCTACCACGGCTTCACCTACGACTCAGGCGGCACCTGCGTGTTCGTACCCGGGCAGCAGCGGATCCCGCGGACCGCGCGGGTTCCGTCGTACCCGGTGGTGGAGCGGGATTCGTTCGTCTGGGTGTGGATCGGCGAGCCGGACCGGGCCGATCCGGCCGGCGTCCCGCGGGCGCCGTGGCTGGCCGACCCCGGGTACGCCGTGGTGCGCGGGATGGAGCCGCTCAACGCCCGGTACGGCCTGCTGGTCGACAATCTCATGGACCTGTCCCACGAGACCTACCTGCACGGCGGCTATATCGGCACGCCGGAGGTGGCGGACACGCCGATCACCACGCAGGTCGACGAGGACCGGGGCGTCGTCTACGTCAGCCGGCGCATGGACGACGCCGCCTGCCCGCCGTTCTACGCGCGGTCGACCGGCATCCAGGGTCGGATCACGCGCTGGCAGGACATCGAGTATCACCCGCCGTGCCTGTACCTGCTGCACAGCCGGATCGCGCCGCAGGGTGTCTACCCGCCGGCGGACGGCCCGGACAGCGCGGCCTTCCATGCCGAGATCGTGTACGCCATCACACCGTCCACTGAGGACACCACGTACGACTTCTGGGCGGTGGCCCGGGATTTCGCGATCGACGACGAGTCGGTCGGCGAGTACCTGCGCACCAGCAACCACACCGTGGTCATGCAGGACGTCACCGCGCTGAACCTACTGGAGCGGGTCATCGCGGCCGAGCCGGACAAGTACCAGGAGCTAAGCATCAACATCGACACCGGTGGCCTGGCCGCCCGGCGCATGCTGGCCCGGCTGGTCGAGGCCGGGGCGCCGCAGAGAGCGCTCCAGTGA
- a CDS encoding SDR family NAD(P)-dependent oxidoreductase → MRGLTGRVAVVTGAGSGIGAAVAHRLGAEGMRVVLVDRDEAAADRVAAGVPGETLTVLADVSQPDDVEAYLRAAVDRFGQLDAVHLNAGISGTHAAFTDIDLADYDRTVEVNQRGVFLGLRAALGLLTEQGTGGSIVVTASLAGLRPSAAIAPYVATKHAAIGLARSAALAGAPAGIRVNAIAPGLIDTPMQGGHLAAHTLADLHARSPLGRMGTPDEVAAAVAFLLSAEASYLTGAVLVVDGGLDATDPVAPTTYPRSAHADV, encoded by the coding sequence ATGCGAGGGCTGACCGGTCGGGTCGCGGTGGTCACCGGCGCCGGCAGCGGCATCGGCGCGGCCGTCGCCCACCGCCTGGGCGCCGAGGGCATGCGCGTGGTCCTCGTGGACCGCGACGAGGCCGCCGCTGACCGCGTCGCCGCGGGCGTGCCGGGGGAGACCCTGACCGTCCTGGCCGACGTGTCGCAGCCGGACGACGTCGAGGCTTACCTGCGGGCCGCCGTCGACCGCTTCGGCCAGCTCGACGCCGTGCACCTCAACGCCGGCATCTCTGGCACGCACGCCGCGTTCACCGACATCGACCTCGCCGACTACGACCGCACCGTCGAGGTCAACCAGCGCGGCGTCTTCCTCGGCCTCCGGGCCGCGCTGGGGCTGCTGACCGAGCAGGGCACGGGCGGGTCCATCGTGGTCACCGCATCACTGGCCGGCCTGCGCCCGAGCGCCGCCATCGCCCCGTACGTCGCGACCAAACACGCCGCGATCGGCCTGGCCCGCAGCGCCGCGCTCGCCGGCGCTCCGGCCGGGATACGGGTCAACGCGATCGCGCCGGGGCTCATCGACACCCCCATGCAGGGCGGGCACCTCGCCGCGCACACCCTGGCGGACCTGCACGCCCGCAGTCCGCTCGGCCGCATGGGCACCCCCGACGAGGTCGCCGCCGCGGTGGCCTTCCTGCTCAGCGCCGAGGCGAGCTACCTGACCGGCGCCGTCCTGGTCGTCGACGGCGGACTCGACGCGACCGACCCGGTCGCACCCACCACCTACCCAAGGAGCGCGCATGCGGACGTTTGA
- a CDS encoding bifunctional 3-(3-hydroxy-phenyl)propionate/3-hydroxycinnamic acid hydroxylase: MADLPVLVVGAGPTGLTAANLLGSMGVRVLLVERNAGTSDDAKAISLDDESLRIMQLAGLDAAIYPIIVPGTGTRYFGARGRPLVHARGTGGHRFGHPFKNPFAQPDFERVLRAELRRFERVEQRFETRLTALRQEPDRVRVWLQPSDGGPTEPLDVAYVLGCDGGRSMVRELVGIPMRGRSFEDVWLVADTLADPHDQRYGMHHGDPRRPHVIVPGRDGRCRYEFLLRPGECAPGRRPPFELLRELLRPYREITPEQVERAVAYRFHALLADRLREGRCFLLGDAAHMMPPFAGQGLNSGLRDAANLCWKLAEVLAGRAGDALLDTYDAERRPHARAVIELSVRLGRIVMTTDRRRAWLRDLVVRGAMRTRRGRRYLTEMRYRPATRVRSSAVILLDGTASPLVGTSLPQPRVLHGPEHRVTRLDDVLGTGWSLLGIDVPEDGWTGAERAGLPAATRIDVVLDDRAPRDRAGRAGIADADGQLQAICADLAGRFVLVRPDRLIAAVFPPAQAARVGAALHPLLPQIEGVRR, translated from the coding sequence ATGGCGGACCTGCCCGTGCTGGTCGTCGGCGCCGGCCCCACCGGCCTGACCGCGGCGAACCTGCTGGGCTCGATGGGCGTGCGGGTGCTGCTGGTGGAGCGCAACGCCGGCACCAGCGACGACGCCAAGGCCATCAGCCTCGACGACGAGTCGCTGCGTATCATGCAGCTCGCCGGGCTGGACGCCGCGATATACCCGATCATCGTGCCGGGCACCGGGACGCGGTACTTCGGTGCCCGCGGCCGGCCGCTCGTGCACGCCCGGGGCACCGGCGGGCACCGTTTCGGGCACCCGTTCAAGAACCCGTTCGCGCAGCCCGACTTCGAGCGGGTGCTCCGCGCCGAGCTGCGCCGCTTCGAGCGGGTCGAGCAGCGCTTCGAGACCCGCCTGACCGCGCTGCGACAGGAGCCGGACCGGGTACGGGTGTGGCTGCAACCCAGCGACGGCGGGCCGACCGAGCCGCTCGACGTGGCATACGTGCTCGGCTGCGACGGCGGCCGCAGCATGGTCCGGGAGCTGGTCGGCATCCCGATGCGCGGGCGCAGCTTCGAGGACGTCTGGCTGGTCGCGGACACCCTCGCGGACCCGCACGACCAGCGGTACGGCATGCACCACGGCGACCCCCGGCGACCGCACGTCATCGTGCCGGGCCGCGACGGCCGCTGCCGGTACGAGTTCCTGCTCCGGCCGGGCGAGTGTGCGCCGGGGCGGCGGCCGCCGTTCGAGCTGCTGCGCGAGCTGCTGCGGCCGTACCGGGAGATCACGCCCGAGCAGGTGGAGCGGGCCGTCGCGTACCGCTTCCACGCGCTGCTGGCCGACCGGCTGCGCGAGGGCCGGTGCTTCCTGCTGGGGGACGCCGCGCACATGATGCCGCCGTTCGCCGGGCAGGGCCTCAACTCCGGCCTGCGGGACGCGGCGAACCTGTGCTGGAAGCTGGCCGAGGTGCTGGCCGGCCGGGCCGGCGACGCGCTGCTGGACACGTACGACGCCGAGCGTCGCCCGCACGCCCGAGCGGTGATCGAGCTGTCCGTCCGGCTCGGCCGCATCGTCATGACCACCGACCGCCGCCGGGCGTGGCTGCGCGACCTGGTCGTGCGCGGGGCCATGCGCACGCGGCGCGGGCGCCGCTACCTCACCGAGATGCGGTACCGGCCGGCCACCCGGGTCCGCTCCAGCGCGGTGATCCTCCTGGACGGCACCGCATCGCCCCTGGTCGGCACGTCGCTGCCGCAGCCGAGGGTGCTGCACGGGCCGGAGCACCGGGTCACCCGCCTCGACGACGTCCTCGGCACCGGCTGGAGCCTGCTCGGCATCGACGTACCCGAAGACGGCTGGACCGGCGCGGAGCGGGCCGGACTGCCCGCGGCCACCCGCATCGACGTCGTCCTCGACGACCGCGCGCCCCGCGACCGGGCCGGCCGCGCCGGCATCGCGGACGCCGACGGCCAGTTACAGGCCATCTGCGCCGACCTGGCCGGCCGGTTCGTCCTGGTCCGCCCGGACCGCCTGATCGCGGCCGTGTTCCCACCCGCCCAGGCCGCGCGCGTCGGCGCGGCCTTGCACCCCCTGTTGCCCCAGATCGAAGGAGTACGCCGATGA
- a CDS encoding fumarylacetoacetate hydrolase family protein, which yields MRLSTIRTAGRTAAARQDGDELVLLPYADVGALLASGDDWLARAAAVDGERVPLAAASLAPVIPYPNKIICLGLNYASHIKEMGRPTPRFPTLFAKYDGALIGARDEIRAPAVSDELDWEAELGVVIGRSGRDVPTDRALDHVAGYTVVNDVTARDWQHRTREFLSGKTFEATTPVGPALVTADELPAGGSGLTISCAVDGHTMQKSTTADLLFDVADIIAYVSVIITLRPGDLICTGTPGGVGAGRDPKVFLRPGQELVTVVEGVGELRNLVATDGV from the coding sequence ATGAGGCTCAGCACCATCCGCACCGCCGGCCGGACCGCCGCCGCCCGACAGGACGGTGACGAACTCGTGCTGCTGCCGTACGCCGACGTCGGCGCGCTGCTGGCGAGCGGGGACGACTGGCTGGCGCGCGCGGCCGCTGTCGACGGTGAGCGGGTGCCGCTCGCCGCCGCGTCCCTCGCCCCGGTCATCCCGTACCCGAACAAGATCATTTGCCTGGGGCTCAACTACGCCTCGCACATCAAGGAGATGGGCCGCCCCACGCCACGATTCCCGACGCTGTTCGCCAAGTACGACGGCGCGCTCATCGGCGCCCGCGACGAGATCCGCGCGCCCGCGGTCAGCGACGAGCTGGACTGGGAGGCCGAGTTGGGTGTCGTGATCGGACGGTCCGGCCGCGACGTGCCGACCGACCGGGCCCTGGACCACGTCGCCGGCTACACCGTCGTCAACGACGTGACCGCGCGCGACTGGCAGCACCGCACCCGGGAGTTCCTGTCCGGCAAGACGTTCGAGGCCACCACCCCGGTCGGCCCGGCTCTCGTGACCGCCGACGAGCTGCCCGCGGGCGGCTCCGGCCTGACCATCAGCTGCGCCGTCGACGGCCACACCATGCAGAAGTCCACCACCGCCGACCTGCTCTTCGACGTGGCCGACATCATCGCGTACGTCAGCGTCATCATCACGCTGCGGCCCGGCGACCTGATCTGCACCGGCACGCCGGGCGGCGTGGGCGCCGGCCGCGACCCCAAGGTGTTCCTGCGCCCCGGACAGGAGTTGGTGACCGTGGTGGAGGGCGTGGGGGAGCTGCGCAACCTCGTAGCGACGGATGGCGTATAG
- a CDS encoding IclR family transcriptional regulator, giving the protein MSGTGSQLSGYRERNSTADRALDILMMFTETQPVISGSAVAERLGVARSTAYRYLQSLVTTRFLEEAPGGGFRLGLRVLEIARLARRSYGLSEVAMPQMAALSEAVHETVLLTRRTGDLVVCVDRAEAGTRAVRISYERGSSLPINAGASALVLLAWSPPEETRRLLDAAELRRFTPATLTDVEAIMARLAEIQRAGYSITRAELDPDVIGIAAPIRDEHDQVVAAVSVAALASRVSPEAEAEIVRQVLATAHQITERLSVIAS; this is encoded by the coding sequence ATGTCAGGAACGGGGTCCCAGCTGAGTGGTTACCGGGAGCGCAACTCGACCGCCGACCGGGCGCTCGACATCCTCATGATGTTCACCGAGACCCAGCCGGTCATCTCCGGAAGCGCCGTGGCCGAGCGGCTGGGCGTGGCGCGCTCCACCGCGTACCGGTACCTGCAGAGCCTGGTCACCACCCGGTTCCTGGAGGAGGCACCGGGCGGCGGCTTCCGGCTCGGCCTGCGCGTCCTGGAGATCGCCCGGCTGGCCCGGCGCAGCTACGGCCTCTCCGAGGTCGCCATGCCGCAGATGGCGGCGCTGTCCGAGGCGGTGCACGAGACCGTGCTGCTGACCCGGCGCACCGGCGACCTCGTCGTCTGCGTGGACCGCGCGGAGGCCGGCACCCGCGCGGTGCGGATCTCGTACGAGCGGGGCAGCTCGCTGCCGATCAACGCCGGCGCGTCGGCGCTGGTGCTGCTCGCATGGAGCCCGCCCGAGGAGACCCGCCGGCTGCTGGACGCCGCCGAGCTGCGGCGGTTCACCCCCGCCACGCTCACCGACGTGGAAGCCATCATGGCCCGGCTCGCCGAGATCCAGCGGGCCGGATACTCGATCACGCGGGCCGAGCTGGACCCGGACGTGATCGGCATCGCCGCGCCCATCCGGGACGAGCACGACCAGGTCGTCGCCGCCGTCAGCGTCGCCGCACTCGCGTCCCGGGTGAGCCCCGAGGCCGAGGCCGAGATCGTGCGGCAGGTGCTGGCCACCGCACACCAGATCACGGAGCGTCTGTCGGTGATCGCGAGCTGA
- a CDS encoding PDR/VanB family oxidoreductase — MTATDLVVARREAVATGVLVLALCRPDGGTLPEWAPGAHLDLVLGPDLVRQYSLCGDPGDRSVLEVAVQLEAGGRGGSRFVHERLAVGGTVRVAGPRNHLPLVDAPRYLFIAGGIGITPIRPMVAAADAAGADWCLAYGGRTRASMAFAEQLHGKYGRRVGLCPQDETGLLDLDTLLDKPVPGTAVYCCGPEPLIAAVEERCRARPPGTLHVERFAPKRVDAGGTAFEVELALSGRTVTVRPDRSILAALEEAGVAVLSSCREGTCGTCETVVLGGVPDHRDSLLTEDERAAGDTMMICVSRARTPRLVLEL; from the coding sequence ATGACCGCGACGGACCTGGTCGTCGCGCGGCGGGAGGCGGTCGCAACGGGCGTGCTGGTGCTCGCGCTGTGCCGCCCGGACGGCGGCACCCTGCCGGAGTGGGCGCCGGGCGCCCACCTCGACCTCGTGCTGGGCCCCGATCTGGTACGCCAGTACTCGTTGTGCGGCGACCCGGGCGACCGGTCGGTGCTGGAGGTGGCGGTGCAGTTGGAGGCGGGCGGGCGCGGCGGCTCCCGCTTCGTGCACGAGCGGCTCGCCGTGGGCGGTACGGTGCGGGTCGCCGGGCCGCGCAACCACCTCCCGCTCGTCGACGCGCCGCGGTACCTGTTCATCGCGGGCGGCATCGGCATCACCCCGATCAGGCCGATGGTCGCCGCAGCGGACGCCGCCGGTGCCGACTGGTGCTTGGCGTACGGCGGCCGGACCCGCGCGTCCATGGCCTTCGCCGAGCAGTTGCACGGCAAGTACGGCCGCCGGGTCGGCCTGTGCCCGCAGGACGAGACCGGGCTGCTCGACCTGGACACGCTGCTGGACAAGCCGGTGCCGGGGACGGCGGTCTACTGCTGCGGGCCGGAGCCGCTGATCGCCGCCGTCGAGGAGCGCTGCCGGGCCCGGCCGCCCGGCACCCTGCACGTCGAGCGCTTCGCACCCAAACGGGTGGACGCCGGCGGCACCGCCTTCGAGGTGGAGCTGGCCCTTTCTGGCAGGACCGTCACCGTACGCCCGGACCGGTCCATCCTGGCCGCGCTCGAGGAGGCCGGCGTCGCGGTGCTGTCCTCCTGCCGCGAGGGCACGTGCGGCACCTGCGAGACCGTCGTGCTGGGCGGCGTGCCCGACCACCGGGACAGCCTGCTCACCGAGGACGAGCGGGCGGCCGGCGACACCATGATGATCTGCGTGTCCCGAGCCCGTACCCCACGGCTCGTCCTCGAGCTCTGA
- a CDS encoding ATP-binding cassette domain-containing protein encodes MTGELAVRDLHKRFGGVHALASVSLLVAPGEAVAVIGPNGAGKSTLLKAVAGSHRPDRGEIWLGSRRLDRLPPHRVTRAGVALAHQVPRPFPQLTVRDNVRVAAMARRGGAAVDEVLALCELDTKASRPAGSLAVLDLKRLEVARALATDPGVLMLDEVAAGLVGRQLDEAIALIRRIHATGRTLLLVEHIERVVREVVGRVLVLNWGEPIAEGTPDEIARDPQVRAVYLGDGTAAAPRRPPATTGTPGPEPLLSVRGLAAGYGGMVALRDVSLAVAPGEVVAVLGANGAGKSTLCGAIMGAVRVRAGSVQVAGADITGTPAHHRAGLGVAYCPEGRRVFADLTVRENLVLGAPLRLPAAALSERLAEVHEIFPVLADRAGQRAGTLSGGQQQMLAVGRALMARPRLLICDEISLGLSPVAVDALYQALARVNESGVAILLVEQNVHRCLAMADRACVLSRGRMSYAGPAADLLDGTRLDEAYFGTPSTV; translated from the coding sequence ATGACCGGCGAACTCGCAGTCCGTGACCTGCACAAACGCTTCGGTGGCGTGCACGCGCTGGCCAGTGTCAGCCTGCTGGTCGCGCCCGGCGAGGCGGTCGCGGTCATCGGCCCCAACGGCGCCGGCAAGAGCACCCTCCTCAAGGCCGTCGCCGGCAGTCATCGGCCGGACCGGGGCGAGATCTGGCTGGGGTCGCGGCGGCTCGACCGGCTGCCCCCGCACCGGGTCACCCGGGCCGGCGTCGCCCTGGCGCACCAGGTGCCGCGGCCGTTCCCGCAGTTGACCGTGCGGGACAACGTGCGCGTCGCGGCGATGGCCCGCCGCGGCGGTGCCGCCGTCGACGAGGTGCTCGCGCTCTGCGAGCTGGACACCAAGGCCAGCCGGCCCGCCGGGTCGCTCGCGGTCCTGGACCTCAAGCGCCTGGAGGTGGCGCGGGCGCTCGCCACCGACCCGGGTGTGCTGATGCTCGACGAGGTCGCGGCCGGCCTGGTGGGGCGGCAGCTCGACGAGGCCATCGCGCTCATCCGCCGCATCCACGCCACCGGCCGGACGCTGCTGCTGGTCGAGCACATCGAGCGGGTGGTCCGCGAGGTCGTCGGCCGGGTGCTGGTGCTCAACTGGGGTGAGCCGATCGCCGAGGGCACCCCCGACGAGATCGCCCGCGACCCCCAGGTCCGCGCGGTCTACCTCGGCGACGGCACGGCGGCCGCGCCGCGCCGGCCGCCGGCCACCACCGGCACGCCCGGACCGGAGCCCCTGCTGTCGGTACGCGGGCTCGCGGCCGGCTACGGCGGCATGGTGGCCCTGCGCGACGTCTCCCTGGCGGTCGCGCCCGGCGAGGTCGTCGCCGTACTCGGCGCCAACGGGGCCGGCAAATCCACCCTGTGCGGGGCCATCATGGGCGCGGTCCGGGTGCGCGCGGGCAGCGTCCAGGTGGCCGGCGCCGACATCACCGGCACGCCCGCGCACCACCGCGCCGGGCTCGGCGTGGCCTACTGCCCGGAGGGCCGGCGGGTCTTCGCCGACCTCACGGTCCGGGAAAACCTCGTGCTCGGCGCGCCGCTGCGGCTGCCCGCCGCCGCCCTGAGCGAGCGCCTCGCCGAGGTGCACGAGATCTTCCCGGTGCTCGCGGATCGGGCCGGCCAGCGCGCCGGCACCCTGTCCGGCGGGCAGCAACAGATGCTCGCGGTCGGCCGGGCGCTGATGGCCCGACCCCGGCTGCTGATCTGCGACGAGATCTCGCTCGGCCTCTCACCGGTCGCGGTCGACGCCCTCTACCAGGCGCTGGCCCGGGTCAACGAGAGCGGCGTCGCGATCCTGCTCGTCGAGCAGAACGTCCACCGCTGCCTGGCCATGGCCGACCGCGCGTGCGTGCTGTCCCGCGGCCGGATGTCGTACGCCGGCCCGGCCGCCGACCTGCTCGACGGCACCCGCCTCGACGAGGCGTACTTCGGCACACCATCCACTGTGTAG
- a CDS encoding VOC family protein: protein MAITGLGHTGFWVDDLPRMRDFYTRVLGLAVTDEDDELGIVFLSSRPEQEHHEFVLQKGRTAPHGTRLTHQVSWRVDSLESILEFHRRFRDEGIEVQQEVTHGNAIGIYFFDPEGNRNEVYLRIERDVRQPFRKSLNLDQDPAAVLAEAEGLLSDGGPAYQPVQ, encoded by the coding sequence ATGGCAATCACCGGACTGGGCCACACCGGCTTCTGGGTCGACGACCTGCCGAGGATGCGCGACTTCTACACCCGCGTGCTCGGCCTGGCCGTCACCGACGAGGACGACGAGTTGGGCATCGTCTTCCTGTCCTCGCGCCCCGAGCAGGAGCACCACGAGTTCGTGCTGCAGAAAGGGCGGACCGCGCCGCACGGGACCAGGTTGACGCACCAGGTCTCCTGGCGGGTCGACTCGCTGGAGTCCATTTTGGAGTTTCACCGCCGGTTCCGGGACGAGGGGATCGAGGTCCAGCAGGAAGTCACGCACGGCAACGCGATCGGGATCTACTTCTTCGACCCCGAAGGCAACCGCAACGAGGTCTACCTGCGCATCGAACGCGACGTGCGGCAGCCGTTCCGCAAGAGCCTCAACCTCGACCAGGACCCGGCCGCCGTGCTCGCCGAGGCCGAGGGGTTGCTGTCCGACGGCGGCCCGGCCTACCAGCCGGTCCAGTAG
- a CDS encoding IclR family transcriptional regulator has translation MASLAPRGLGLRELAMPTMEDLYEVTHENVQLAVRQGLELVFVERIAGHYAVPVLTRVGGRFALHATGVGLVLLAHAPADVQEQVLAAPLTAYTEKTVTDPRRLRAVLAGVRRDGYAVSDRQVTMDAFSVAAPIHGPDGAVVAAVSLVVSYDRANVVSLAPLVRAAGRTISRALAPAVSSRSPTDAP, from the coding sequence GTGGCCTCGCTCGCCCCGCGCGGGCTGGGGCTGCGCGAGCTGGCCATGCCGACCATGGAGGACCTCTACGAGGTCACCCACGAGAACGTGCAGCTCGCCGTCCGGCAAGGGCTGGAGCTGGTGTTCGTCGAGCGGATCGCCGGCCACTACGCGGTGCCGGTGCTGACCCGGGTCGGCGGCCGCTTCGCGCTGCACGCCACCGGCGTCGGCCTGGTCCTGCTCGCCCACGCCCCCGCCGACGTGCAGGAACAGGTCCTCGCCGCGCCACTCACCGCGTACACGGAAAAGACAGTGACCGACCCGCGGCGGCTGCGCGCGGTCCTCGCCGGCGTGCGCCGCGACGGCTACGCGGTCAGCGACCGCCAGGTCACGATGGACGCCTTTTCGGTGGCCGCACCGATCCACGGCCCGGACGGCGCCGTGGTGGCCGCGGTGTCGCTGGTGGTCTCCTACGACCGCGCCAATGTGGTCTCGCTGGCGCCGCTGGTGCGGGCGGCCGGTCGGACGATCTCCCGCGCCCTCGCGCCAGCGGTCAGCTCGCGATCACCGACAGACGCTCCGTGA